A genomic stretch from Flavobacterium humidisoli includes:
- a CDS encoding glycoside hydrolase family 2 TIM barrel-domain containing protein — protein sequence MHIRKNIKSICLVAVAAGVILLNSCAKKEDAFVNRKVSFNADWSFHLNDSIIDKDTIGTSTKWRTLDVPHDWSIEGKFDEKSPGGYGGGSLNGGLGWYKKTFKVAAEDSTKVTSITFDGVYKNSEVWVNGHYLGKRPNGYIGFQYEISKYLNYGDKNNEIIVKVDNSKQPNSRWYSGSGIFRNVWIETTDKLHVGQWGTYITTPKVTAEKASISIETTIKNQYKEGKKATVTTTIFKEDKKVTSVTQDITINTSENQTLNQSAEIETPILWSDENPELYTAVTEISLDDKIVDQYKTNFGIRDFKFDLKKGFILNGKQVKIKGVCMHHDLGPLGSAINTRAIERQLEILKEMGVNGIRTSHNPPAPELLDLCDKMGFIVMDEAFDMWKQTKTKYDYGNDWDKWHKQDLIDQLLRDRNHASIFMWSIGNEIPEQWSETGVEIAKELAAITRQYDKTRPLTAGMNPPVNMNIDAVTLQFEKKDVSINPLAGSGVLDLIGYNYAHQTFEHHLKNFPNTPFIATETTSGLQTRGYYDAVSDTIKKWPVRWDLKFTEGNPGNTVSAYDQVQTPWGSTHEATWKIIKKHDFLAGMYVWTGFDYIGEPTPYEWPSVSSYFGIVDLAGFPKDVYYMYQSEWTDKTVLHIFPHWNWKAGQTVDVWAYYNKADEVELFVNGKSVGKRSKKGDDLHVMWRIPFEAGTLKAVSRKDGKVVLEKEIKTAGNPSQLKLSADRSTIKADKNDLSFITVDILDDKGTLAPMANNEINFSLKGNGKIVGVCSGDPVSHEPYKGTKHTALAGKCLVIVQSGDQSGRLELTAKANGLKQSTIVITAE from the coding sequence ATGCATATTAGAAAAAACATAAAAAGCATATGTTTGGTGGCAGTAGCAGCGGGAGTAATTTTACTCAATTCCTGCGCTAAAAAAGAAGATGCATTTGTAAACCGAAAAGTTTCTTTTAATGCAGATTGGAGTTTTCATCTTAATGATAGTATAATTGATAAAGACACCATTGGAACATCTACCAAATGGAGAACTCTTGATGTTCCGCACGATTGGAGCATCGAAGGAAAATTTGATGAAAAAAGTCCTGGCGGTTATGGCGGAGGATCTCTAAATGGAGGTTTAGGCTGGTACAAAAAAACATTCAAAGTGGCTGCAGAAGACAGTACAAAAGTAACTTCTATCACTTTTGACGGCGTTTACAAAAACAGTGAAGTCTGGGTAAACGGTCATTATTTAGGAAAACGTCCAAACGGATATATTGGTTTTCAATATGAAATCTCCAAATACTTAAACTATGGAGACAAAAACAACGAAATAATTGTTAAGGTTGACAATTCAAAACAACCGAATTCACGCTGGTATTCGGGTTCAGGAATTTTTAGAAATGTCTGGATCGAAACCACAGACAAACTTCATGTAGGGCAATGGGGAACTTACATTACAACCCCAAAAGTTACAGCCGAAAAAGCTTCTATAAGTATTGAAACAACAATAAAAAATCAATATAAAGAAGGTAAAAAAGCTACGGTAACGACGACTATTTTTAAAGAAGACAAAAAAGTAACATCTGTTACTCAAGATATAACAATCAATACCAGCGAAAATCAAACTTTGAATCAATCGGCAGAAATTGAAACCCCGATTTTATGGTCAGATGAAAACCCAGAATTGTATACAGCAGTTACCGAAATTTCGCTTGACGATAAAATCGTTGATCAATACAAAACCAATTTCGGAATCAGAGATTTTAAATTTGATCTGAAAAAAGGTTTTATTTTGAATGGAAAACAGGTTAAAATAAAAGGAGTTTGTATGCATCATGATTTAGGACCATTAGGGTCTGCGATCAATACGCGTGCAATCGAACGTCAGTTAGAGATTTTGAAAGAAATGGGTGTAAACGGAATCAGAACTTCTCATAATCCGCCTGCACCAGAACTTTTAGATCTCTGCGACAAAATGGGTTTCATTGTCATGGATGAAGCTTTTGACATGTGGAAACAAACTAAAACCAAATACGATTACGGAAACGATTGGGACAAATGGCATAAACAAGATCTAATCGATCAACTGCTACGTGACCGAAATCATGCAAGCATTTTTATGTGGAGTATTGGTAACGAAATCCCAGAACAATGGAGTGAAACAGGTGTTGAAATTGCCAAAGAATTGGCCGCAATTACTCGTCAATATGACAAAACACGCCCGTTGACTGCAGGAATGAATCCGCCGGTAAATATGAATATTGATGCCGTGACTTTACAATTTGAGAAAAAAGATGTTTCGATTAATCCGCTTGCTGGATCTGGAGTCTTAGATTTAATCGGATACAATTATGCGCATCAGACATTCGAACATCATCTGAAGAATTTCCCTAATACTCCTTTTATTGCAACTGAAACGACTTCAGGTTTGCAGACAAGAGGATATTACGATGCTGTTTCAGACACTATCAAAAAATGGCCGGTAAGATGGGATCTTAAATTTACAGAAGGAAATCCAGGAAATACCGTTTCGGCTTACGATCAGGTACAGACGCCTTGGGGATCTACGCATGAAGCAACTTGGAAAATTATTAAAAAACATGATTTCTTGGCAGGAATGTACGTTTGGACTGGTTTCGATTACATCGGAGAACCAACTCCGTACGAATGGCCATCGGTAAGTTCGTATTTCGGAATTGTAGATTTAGCTGGTTTCCCGAAAGATGTGTATTACATGTACCAAAGCGAATGGACAGACAAAACGGTTCTTCATATTTTTCCGCATTGGAACTGGAAAGCCGGACAGACTGTTGACGTTTGGGCATACTACAATAAAGCCGATGAAGTGGAACTTTTTGTAAACGGAAAATCGGTTGGAAAAAGAAGCAAAAAAGGAGACGATCTTCATGTAATGTGGAGAATTCCTTTTGAAGCCGGAACCTTAAAAGCAGTTTCTCGTAAAGACGGAAAAGTGGTTTTAGAAAAAGAAATTAAAACGGCTGGAAATCCTTCACAATTAAAATTGAGTGCGGACAGAAGTACGATCAAAGCAGACAAAAACGATTTGTCATTTATTACAGTTGATATTTTAGACGACAAAGGAACATTAGCTCCAATGGCAAATAACGAAATTAATTTCTCTTTAAAAGGAAACGGAAAAATTGTGGGTGTTTGCAGCGGTGATCCAGTAAGCCACGAACCGTATAAAGGAACTAAACATACCGCTTTGGCTGGAAAATGTTTGGTAATTGTACAATCAGGAGATCAATCTGGAAGATTGGAATTAACCGCAAAAGCAAACGGATTAAAGCAATCGACAATTGTAATTACAGCAGAATAA
- a CDS encoding glycoside hydrolase family 97 protein — protein MKNYLILPAILFSVAIGYSQKNKNAYELASPNGQNKIKFELVKNAPKYAVSHGKTEVITPSEMGFLLKGNEDLSSNFEIKGAKTSSFDETWEQVWGEKKNIRNNYNQLVVDLQQKTGNKRKLQIQFRAFDDGVAFRYVYPKQNVKDSIFIMDEKTTFNLKEDGKAWWIPANRENRDEYLFKDAPVSTLDTVLTPLTIESKSGLALSFHEANLIDFASMTLVNNKGTELKSDLVPWPDGVKVRVKDTFTSSWRTIQIGENPGELITSYLVLNLNEPNKLKNTNSYFKPYKYLGIWWGMHIGKYTFWESDKQGATTKHAEEYIDFTAKEGFHHLLIEGWNKGWTPGWYENRMHMFSFTKSADNFDLEKVVEYGKKKNIELIGYHETGSNLINYLKEVDEGFALYKKLGIHTVKIGHVGSKLNMKQMHFGQFGVNYFRYILEKAAQYDLAVLYHESIKDTGERRTFPNMVSREAARGQEYNAWSEGNPPNHLSIIPFTRLLSGPMDFTPGIFDVEVKQGYPGKRIQGTVGQQLALYVTIYSPIQMLADLPENYEGKPALQFLKDVPTDWEDTKILEGKIGEYITTARKDRNSADWYLGTLTNEKPRNVEVSLSFLDPSATYEAQIYVDAEGTDQTHNPEAVAISKKTVKASDKLQLKLGGAGGGAVRFKKL, from the coding sequence ATGAAAAACTATCTAATTCTCCCAGCCATTTTGTTTTCAGTAGCAATTGGCTACAGTCAGAAAAACAAAAACGCTTACGAACTGGCATCGCCAAACGGACAAAATAAAATAAAATTTGAGCTGGTAAAAAATGCTCCAAAATATGCTGTTTCACACGGGAAAACCGAAGTGATCACACCATCAGAAATGGGATTTTTACTAAAAGGAAATGAAGATTTAAGTTCAAATTTTGAAATTAAAGGAGCAAAAACTTCTTCGTTTGATGAAACTTGGGAACAAGTTTGGGGAGAAAAGAAAAATATCAGAAACAATTACAATCAGTTGGTTGTTGATTTACAGCAAAAAACTGGAAACAAGAGAAAATTGCAAATTCAGTTTCGTGCTTTCGACGATGGAGTGGCGTTTCGATATGTTTATCCAAAACAAAATGTAAAAGACAGTATTTTCATCATGGATGAAAAAACGACTTTTAACTTAAAAGAAGACGGAAAAGCATGGTGGATTCCGGCAAACAGAGAAAACCGCGACGAATATCTTTTTAAAGATGCGCCGGTAAGCACACTTGACACCGTTTTAACTCCACTGACAATTGAAAGTAAAAGCGGATTGGCTCTAAGTTTTCACGAAGCAAACTTGATCGATTTTGCAAGTATGACTTTGGTAAACAATAAAGGAACAGAATTAAAATCGGATTTGGTGCCATGGCCAGATGGTGTAAAAGTTCGTGTAAAAGATACTTTTACTTCTTCTTGGAGAACGATTCAAATCGGAGAAAACCCAGGTGAATTGATCACTTCATATTTGGTGTTAAACTTAAACGAACCAAATAAGTTAAAAAATACAAACAGTTATTTCAAACCATACAAATATTTAGGAATCTGGTGGGGAATGCACATTGGGAAATACACGTTTTGGGAAAGCGACAAACAAGGTGCAACAACAAAACATGCCGAAGAATATATCGACTTTACAGCAAAAGAAGGTTTCCATCATTTATTGATCGAAGGATGGAATAAAGGATGGACGCCAGGCTGGTACGAAAACCGTATGCACATGTTCAGCTTCACCAAAAGTGCTGACAATTTCGACCTTGAAAAAGTAGTTGAATACGGAAAGAAAAAGAATATCGAATTAATTGGATACCACGAAACAGGCTCAAACTTAATTAACTACTTAAAAGAAGTTGACGAAGGTTTTGCTTTATACAAAAAACTAGGAATTCACACAGTAAAAATTGGTCACGTAGGTTCAAAATTGAATATGAAACAAATGCACTTCGGACAATTTGGGGTGAATTATTTCAGATACATTTTAGAAAAAGCAGCACAGTACGATTTAGCAGTTTTATACCACGAATCAATAAAAGATACGGGAGAAAGAAGAACTTTCCCAAACATGGTTTCGAGAGAAGCAGCACGCGGACAAGAATATAACGCATGGAGTGAAGGAAATCCGCCAAACCATTTAAGTATCATTCCATTTACAAGATTACTTTCTGGGCCAATGGATTTTACGCCAGGAATTTTCGATGTTGAGGTAAAACAAGGTTACCCAGGAAAAAGAATCCAAGGAACAGTTGGACAGCAGTTAGCATTGTATGTAACGATTTATTCTCCAATTCAAATGCTGGCAGATCTTCCAGAAAACTACGAAGGAAAACCAGCTTTACAATTCCTAAAAGATGTTCCAACAGATTGGGAAGACACTAAAATCTTAGAAGGAAAAATTGGTGAATACATCACAACAGCGAGAAAAGACAGAAACAGCGCTGACTGGTATTTAGGAACTTTGACCAATGAAAAACCAAGAAATGTAGAAGTTTCATTATCATTTTTAGATCCAAGTGCAACTTACGAGGCACAGATTTATGTGGATGCTGAAGGAACAGATCAAACACACAATCCAGAAGCAGTAGCAATTTCTAAGAAAACAGTAAAAGCTTCAGATAAGTTACAATTGAAATTAGGCGGAGCTGGCGGTGGTGCAGTAAGATTTAAAAAATTGTAA
- a CDS encoding RagB/SusD family nutrient uptake outer membrane protein: MKTYIKLFALSSLLTLGACSEDFLENEPYTDKVTENFYKTPSDAFEGLVAVYDVLQREAYGTQLIVSEQASDNCFGGFGIADPTVDLQWDRFQYTTDKDMNSLTWSNSYLGIYRANVLLENLDKVNWGANTALKTRYEAEARFLRAHFHFQAAKMFGDIIPLDHTVTTSEFELPRQAPEVTYALIANDLKFAADNLGPENYSQAGNANYGRITKWAAEAYLARTFLFYTGAYNKTDLAGVVTKAQAVTYINDVVNNSGHGLVADFANLWLAASFENFAGEDNTEMVWAVRFNGSGKGNWDLHEGNRFQVNIAPRGGSIGKYATGWGGATVNPKLVAAYDNADSRKAASFIDYAGEGLNFDPQAREQRQYTGYSWKKYCPITNAAGTAVVEANGGNFQIDNYQDYAIIRFADVLLMAAELNLGTNPGLAQADLDRVRDRAFKSTTNRVPATQANIMEERRLELALEGLRYFDLIRQGMPAMKAAIDNNTGDSQFAVTFRPETLGWFPLPQSQIVLSNGTIQQNPGWN, encoded by the coding sequence ATGAAAACATATATAAAATTATTTGCTCTTTCAAGCTTACTAACATTAGGAGCTTGTTCGGAAGATTTTTTGGAAAACGAACCATATACAGATAAGGTAACAGAGAATTTTTATAAAACTCCATCGGATGCTTTTGAAGGTTTGGTAGCTGTTTACGATGTATTGCAAAGAGAAGCTTACGGTACACAATTGATCGTAAGCGAGCAGGCATCTGACAACTGTTTTGGAGGATTTGGTATTGCAGATCCAACAGTAGATTTGCAATGGGACCGCTTTCAATATACTACAGATAAAGATATGAACTCTCTAACATGGTCAAACTCTTATCTTGGAATTTACAGAGCGAATGTTTTGTTGGAGAACTTAGACAAAGTAAATTGGGGAGCTAATACAGCTTTAAAAACACGTTACGAAGCTGAAGCTCGTTTCTTAAGAGCACATTTTCATTTCCAAGCAGCAAAAATGTTTGGTGATATTATTCCGCTAGATCATACGGTAACGACTAGTGAGTTTGAATTACCAAGACAAGCACCAGAAGTTACTTATGCTTTAATTGCAAACGATTTAAAATTTGCTGCAGATAACTTAGGTCCAGAAAATTACTCACAAGCAGGAAATGCAAACTACGGACGTATTACAAAATGGGCTGCAGAAGCTTATTTGGCTAGAACATTCTTGTTTTACACTGGAGCTTACAACAAAACAGATTTAGCGGGTGTAGTTACAAAAGCACAGGCTGTAACTTATATTAATGATGTTGTAAATAATAGTGGCCACGGACTAGTAGCAGATTTTGCGAATCTTTGGTTAGCAGCTTCTTTTGAGAATTTCGCTGGAGAAGATAATACAGAAATGGTTTGGGCTGTTCGTTTCAATGGTTCAGGAAAAGGAAACTGGGATCTTCATGAAGGAAACCGTTTTCAAGTAAATATTGCGCCTCGTGGAGGTTCAATAGGAAAATATGCAACAGGATGGGGAGGAGCGACTGTAAATCCTAAATTGGTTGCGGCATACGATAATGCAGATAGCAGAAAAGCAGCTTCATTTATTGACTACGCTGGTGAAGGACTAAATTTTGATCCGCAGGCAAGAGAACAACGTCAATATACCGGATATTCTTGGAAAAAATATTGTCCGATTACGAATGCAGCAGGAACAGCTGTTGTTGAAGCAAATGGAGGAAACTTCCAAATTGACAACTACCAAGATTATGCAATTATTCGTTTTGCAGATGTTTTATTAATGGCTGCCGAATTGAATTTAGGAACAAATCCTGGACTAGCTCAAGCAGATTTAGACAGAGTACGTGACCGTGCTTTCAAAAGTACGACTAACAGAGTTCCTGCAACTCAGGCTAATATTATGGAAGAGCGTCGTTTAGAATTGGCTTTGGAAGGATTACGTTATTTTGACTTAATCAGACAAGGAATGCCAGCAATGAAAGCGGCTATCGACAACAATACTGGAGATTCTCAGTTTGCCGTAACATTTAGACCAGAAACTTTAGGATGGTTTCCTTTACCACAATCACAGATCGTACTTTCAAATGGTACTATTCAACAAAATCCAGGTTGGAATTAA
- a CDS encoding alpha-xylosidase, whose product MKKSHLKTLFSICVFALLTVPNASAQIQNADVLNAPIDISKDFQNYLNTFYFADELASFDPATGKGTIKYLRYNYKTRQAFNNMMMKPDVEKANEFPTTEYAESPVLPFEIQFVSDRTVRIKTTSGPQFHPQKESLMLVDGVAPNHPELWKYSKIEGGHSYTSKHGRVEILTKPWHVKIYDEKGKMLTSTLHDTDFKNTYTPTLPFSYVRRNSDYSRSMGAAFSLEPDEKIFGCGESFTQFNKRGQKVVLWTDDANGIQNETMYKPIPFYMSSRGYGVFMHHSTPITVDFGKYFSSANEMYIGDDEADLFFFIGEPKDVLDQYTNLTGKAAMPPLWSFGFWMSRITYFSEKEGRDVARDLRKYKIPTDVIHFDTGWFDVDWRNNYEFAKSRFPDATKMMSDLKKDGFQVCLWQLPYFTPKNTLFPEIMEKNLAVRDRKGNLPYEDAVLDFSNPETISWYQGKLKKLFDEGVAVFKVDFGEAAPPDGIYHSGRTGFYEHNLYPLRYNKAVAEITQKEKGYTLIWARSTWAGSQRYPLHWGGDSETSNGAMSAELRGGLSLGLSGFSFWSHDVGGFATKSPENIYRRWTPFGMFTSHVRSHGEPPREPWLYSKEFLEGFRKADNMRYELMPYIYAQAKESSQKGLPMMRALFVEYPNDPGAWLVDNQYLFGSSILVAPLFEEVEERDVYLPEGTWIDYQTKKVYQSGWHKIKAGEVPIVVLIKDGTAIPHIGLAQSTKDMDWSKLTLKVYASDKTTSATAKVFLPEGDAVQEIKVTKNGNNFDVTANPLNGKTTFKTEWIK is encoded by the coding sequence ATGAAAAAATCACATTTAAAAACCTTGTTTTCGATTTGCGTTTTTGCACTTCTTACAGTTCCAAATGCTTCAGCTCAAATTCAGAACGCAGATGTGCTGAACGCACCAATAGATATCAGTAAAGATTTTCAGAATTATCTGAACACCTTTTATTTCGCAGACGAATTGGCTTCTTTTGATCCTGCAACAGGAAAAGGAACCATCAAATATTTGAGATACAATTACAAAACGCGTCAGGCATTCAACAATATGATGATGAAACCAGATGTGGAAAAAGCAAACGAATTCCCAACAACAGAATATGCAGAATCTCCTGTTTTGCCATTTGAAATTCAGTTTGTTTCCGATAGAACAGTTAGAATCAAAACAACTTCTGGACCGCAATTTCATCCGCAAAAGGAATCATTGATGCTGGTTGACGGCGTTGCGCCAAATCACCCCGAATTATGGAAGTATTCTAAAATTGAAGGCGGTCACAGTTATACAAGCAAACACGGAAGAGTTGAAATTTTGACAAAACCTTGGCATGTAAAAATTTACGATGAAAAAGGAAAAATGCTGACAAGCACGCTTCATGATACTGATTTTAAAAATACGTATACACCAACACTTCCGTTTTCTTACGTTCGCAGAAACAGCGATTATTCAAGAAGTATGGGCGCGGCGTTCAGCTTAGAACCAGACGAAAAAATATTTGGTTGTGGAGAATCATTCACACAATTCAACAAACGCGGTCAAAAAGTAGTTTTATGGACAGATGACGCGAACGGAATCCAGAATGAAACGATGTACAAACCGATTCCGTTTTACATGAGCAGCCGCGGTTACGGAGTTTTCATGCACCATTCAACACCAATTACAGTTGACTTTGGAAAGTATTTCTCAAGTGCAAACGAAATGTACATTGGCGATGACGAAGCCGATTTATTTTTCTTTATCGGAGAACCAAAAGACGTTTTAGATCAATACACTAATTTGACTGGAAAAGCTGCCATGCCTCCGCTTTGGTCTTTCGGTTTCTGGATGAGCCGTATTACTTATTTCTCAGAAAAGGAAGGAAGAGATGTAGCAAGAGATTTGCGTAAATACAAGATCCCAACCGATGTAATTCACTTTGATACAGGATGGTTTGATGTAGATTGGAGAAACAACTACGAGTTTGCAAAATCTCGTTTCCCAGACGCAACCAAAATGATGTCTGATTTAAAGAAAGACGGTTTCCAAGTTTGTTTATGGCAATTGCCGTATTTCACGCCAAAGAATACTTTGTTTCCAGAAATCATGGAGAAAAACTTAGCGGTAAGAGATAGAAAAGGGAATCTTCCTTACGAAGATGCGGTTTTAGATTTCTCAAATCCAGAAACCATTTCTTGGTATCAAGGCAAATTGAAAAAATTATTTGATGAAGGTGTTGCGGTTTTCAAAGTAGATTTTGGAGAGGCTGCGCCGCCAGACGGAATTTACCATTCTGGAAGAACTGGTTTTTACGAGCACAATTTATATCCTCTACGATACAATAAAGCAGTTGCAGAAATTACTCAGAAAGAAAAAGGATACACTTTAATCTGGGCAAGAAGCACTTGGGCAGGATCGCAGCGTTATCCTTTACATTGGGGAGGAGATTCTGAAACTTCAAACGGAGCCATGTCGGCAGAATTACGCGGCGGACTTTCATTAGGTCTTTCTGGTTTCAGTTTCTGGAGTCATGATGTTGGAGGATTTGCAACTAAATCTCCTGAAAATATTTACAGAAGATGGACACCATTCGGAATGTTCACTTCGCACGTAAGAAGCCACGGAGAGCCTCCGCGTGAACCTTGGTTGTACAGCAAAGAGTTTTTAGAAGGATTTAGAAAAGCAGATAATATGCGTTACGAATTAATGCCATATATCTATGCTCAGGCAAAAGAAAGTTCTCAAAAAGGATTACCAATGATGCGTGCTTTATTTGTAGAATATCCAAACGATCCAGGAGCTTGGTTAGTAGATAATCAATATTTATTTGGTTCAAGTATTTTAGTTGCACCGCTTTTTGAAGAGGTTGAAGAAAGAGACGTTTATCTTCCAGAAGGAACTTGGATCGATTATCAAACTAAAAAAGTATACCAATCAGGATGGCATAAAATTAAAGCTGGCGAAGTGCCAATTGTAGTTTTAATTAAAGACGGAACTGCGATTCCACACATCGGTTTAGCGCAGTCTACAAAAGATATGGATTGGAGCAAACTGACATTGAAAGTTTACGCAAGCGATAAAACAACTTCGGCAACGGCTAAAGTATTTTTACCAGAAGGCGATGCAGTACAAGAAATAAAAGTGACCAAAAACGGAAACAATTTTGATGTAACTGCAAATCCATTAAACGGAAAAACCACTTTCAAAACGGAGTGGATTAAATAA
- a CDS encoding GH39 family glycosyl hydrolase gives MKKLLIAAVLITSVHLMAQNRTIKVDYNKSAGKLNTMFKECIGAGRANEGLRADWQQQLALVKKECDFKYIRFHGLLSDDMAVYREDSKGNPEYNYQYVDVLFDYIVSLKMKPFVELGFMPNALASGKETIFWWKGNVTPPKDYKKWEDLIKNLTQHFTERYGVEEVKTWYFEVWNEPNLSPGFWTGTQAEYFKLYDYAARGVKAVNKDYKVGGPATAGAGWVPETIDFCAKNNVPLDFISTHTYGVNQGYLDEFGTSGTVLSPDENSISGDVINSRKQITNSAKPNLELHYTEWSSSYTPADPIHDSYHSAAYILQKLKQVGNAANSMSYWVFTDIFEEPGPRFTPFHGGFGLLNTQGIKKPAYFSYQFLNKLGETELQNSDKASWTSKNAKGDVQVLLWDFTNTHPGEKVWNQTYYVQDLPSKEKGKVKVEIDGMQKGKYTLEIYKVGYKVNDVYADYLALNKPSQLTREQVNAMKKKNNGDPIAIEKITIDAKGTFSKEFKINENDVVFLNLIKQ, from the coding sequence ATGAAAAAACTTTTAATAGCAGCAGTTTTAATTACTTCAGTCCATTTGATGGCACAAAACCGAACGATAAAAGTAGATTACAACAAATCGGCTGGAAAACTAAACACCATGTTTAAAGAATGCATCGGTGCCGGAAGAGCAAACGAAGGTTTGAGAGCCGACTGGCAACAGCAGTTGGCATTGGTTAAAAAAGAATGCGATTTTAAATACATTCGATTTCATGGTTTATTGTCTGATGATATGGCCGTTTATCGTGAAGATTCAAAAGGAAATCCAGAATACAATTACCAATACGTAGACGTTTTGTTCGATTATATTGTGAGTCTGAAAATGAAACCTTTTGTTGAATTAGGCTTTATGCCGAATGCATTGGCAAGCGGAAAAGAAACTATTTTTTGGTGGAAAGGAAATGTGACGCCTCCAAAAGATTATAAAAAGTGGGAAGATTTAATCAAAAATCTAACCCAGCATTTTACAGAACGTTACGGAGTTGAAGAAGTAAAAACATGGTATTTTGAAGTTTGGAACGAACCGAATTTATCTCCAGGTTTTTGGACAGGAACTCAGGCAGAATATTTCAAATTGTACGATTACGCAGCGCGCGGTGTAAAAGCAGTAAACAAAGATTATAAAGTGGGCGGACCAGCAACAGCAGGTGCAGGATGGGTTCCCGAAACAATCGATTTTTGTGCTAAAAACAATGTGCCTTTAGATTTTATCTCAACGCATACTTATGGTGTAAACCAAGGATATTTGGATGAATTCGGGACTTCTGGAACCGTTTTAAGTCCAGACGAAAACAGTATTAGCGGAGACGTTATTAATTCGCGTAAGCAGATTACCAATTCGGCTAAACCCAATTTAGAACTGCATTACACAGAGTGGAGTTCGTCTTATACGCCAGCAGATCCCATTCACGACAGTTATCATTCTGCGGCTTATATTCTGCAGAAATTAAAACAAGTTGGAAACGCTGCAAACTCTATGTCGTATTGGGTTTTTACAGATATTTTTGAAGAACCAGGGCCAAGATTTACGCCTTTTCATGGGGGTTTCGGATTGTTGAATACGCAGGGAATTAAAAAGCCAGCTTATTTCTCGTATCAATTTTTGAATAAATTGGGAGAAACAGAACTTCAAAATTCGGATAAAGCTTCGTGGACTTCTAAAAATGCAAAAGGCGATGTACAAGTTTTACTTTGGGATTTTACCAATACACATCCGGGCGAGAAAGTTTGGAATCAAACCTATTACGTTCAGGATCTTCCATCAAAAGAAAAGGGAAAAGTAAAGGTTGAAATTGACGGAATGCAGAAAGGAAAATATACTTTAGAAATCTATAAAGTAGGTTACAAAGTAAATGACGTTTATGCCGATTATCTGGCTTTAAACAAACCAAGTCAGTTGACGCGTGAGCAGGTAAATGCTATGAAAAAGAAAAATAACGGCGATCCAATTGCAATAGAAAAAATAACAATTGATGCAAAAGGAACGTTCAGCAAAGAATTCAAAATCAATGAAAACGATGTTGTTTTTCTAAATTTGATAAAACAATAG